From Miscanthus floridulus cultivar M001 chromosome 15, ASM1932011v1, whole genome shotgun sequence, the proteins below share one genomic window:
- the LOC136506828 gene encoding LOW QUALITY PROTEIN: disease resistance protein PIK6-NP-like (The sequence of the model RefSeq protein was modified relative to this genomic sequence to represent the inferred CDS: inserted 2 bases in 2 codons) — protein sequence MCLAEVAMCVKTFEFIHQIWVTWISSFSICCYAPNEHVPSKQKKQRVTEXCEHSTERXELSMELALGVMAGLAPKLGDLLMQEYVVQKGLKPDIKSLSRELVTMKAGLEDLSKVPPDQLTEVEKLWARHIRELSYDMEDAVDDFVLRVAGGECAADATDANVFKKIGKATAAVKKVKHRREISDKIKDIKKLRNS from the exons ATGTGCTTGGCAGAGGTAGCCATGTGCGTCAAGACATTTGAATTCATACACCAGATCTGGGTAACGTGGATATCTAGCTTCAGCATTTGTTGCTATGCACCCAACGAGCATGTACCAAGCAAGCAAAAGAAACAGAGAGTTACAG AGTGTGAGCACTCCACTGAGC TTGAGCTGAGCATGGAGCTCGCCTTGGGGGTCATGGCCGGCCTGGCCCCCAAGCTGGGCGACCTGCTCATGCAGGAGTACGTCGTGCAGAAGGGCCTCAAGCCCGACATCAAGTCCCTCTCCAGGGAGCTTGTGACGATGAAAGCTGGCCTGGAGGACTTGTCTAAGGTTCCACCGGACCAGCTCACTGAGGTGGAAAAGCTTTGGGCACGGCACATCCGGGAGCTGTCTTATGACATGGAGGATGCTGTCGATGACTTTGTCCTGCGTGTGGCCGGCGGAGAGTGTGCAGCTGATGCCACCGACGCCAACGTCTTCAAGAAGATCGGAAAGGCCACCGCTGCGGTGAAGAAGGTCAAGCATCGCCGTGAGATCTCTGACAAGATTAAAGACATCAAGAAACTCAGGAACTCCTAG